The Manihot esculenta cultivar AM560-2 chromosome 8, M.esculenta_v8, whole genome shotgun sequence genomic interval AATCCCAGAACCAAAAATGGCAGCTGGGATCTTTTGGTTTCCTGGGTTTTGGCTATTGAAACTTCCAAAAACTGTAGCAGGCTTTTCTCCAACGTTCATCTGAAAGTGCACTAAGCCTCTAGGAAAGACCATGACCTCTCCTTGCTCAAGAACTCTAGCAAAAACCCTGTTGTTAGAATCAACAAAGCCTGAATAAACACTTCCATGCACCACATGAGTGATCTCGGTTGCCCTAGGGTGAAAATGTGGAGGATTAATGGCACCAACTTTAAGATCAGCTCGGACAAACGACATGCCTAGTGTGTTAAGGCCTGGAAAATTTGTTGGGTTTACAGGAACGGTTGCAAGGCCTGTCTCTGAGAAGTTACCGGCAGTTTTTATGCCGGAAAAGACGAAATCATCTGTGGTTGCTTCGGAGGAGTTTTTGCATGGGAGGATAGTGAACCTAGCTGTTCTTATGGCACCATACTTAGGATTTGGTATGCAAAAATCTTGAATTGGGTCTGGGTCTGAGGCCAATGCCAAGAGACAATGAAGGGAGAAAATAACTAACAAAACAAACAATTTGGGAGACATTTTCTTGTCAAACTTTGCTGCTGATGGCATAGTTTTGGAAAGCTTAGAGAGCTTATATAGAAGTGCTTAAGCTAATGAAATTACTTAAATGCCCCTATTCTTCAAGTGTattaattatacattatcaaCAAAACTCTTGATGTAATATGAATCTTTATGCTCTCCATACATACATGTAATGATCACAAGATTCACTCCTTCCAGGATTTGAGCCATATATTGTTCATGCAATTGttgcattaattaattaattaattaatttttttagaatgtgctctaaaaatttaaataaattacaaaaagggttctttccttcttactttattaatttaattatttaggaTAAAGAAAcaaatgaatataaaattttatattttgattttcttaaaaattttcaaaaaagttATATACGCACATACAACTTTAATATGCTAGTAAGTGCATTTgagtaaataaatttgagaaatttcatGTTCTACTCTCTTAATATCGAATtcctgattaaaaaaaaattatgtaggtTACTCAAAAGCTAAGAGGTTGTAATCATCTCCTTTGCCAATCTCGTTGGGCACATTATCATtaattgttaattaaatttaatctatCTTTATAGCATAATGTGGTCAAGGCCACGTTTATAAGATTTAAATGGATTAATTAATTTCAAGGcatgctttttctttttaatttaatttttgtttttatatataGGAATTAGGAGGCTAATTTGGGAAATTTCCCAATTAGCAATAATCCTTTTGCTTCCTGGTGAAGAGAAATGGAATTAATAAGAAATGTTAAAAGAATGATGATTGTTCCCACTCATTGGTGATGTGATTATTTCATGTCAAATgctgaaaaaaataattcatataaCTTTACTTTGGATACTCATCAAATCCTATACGTGGCCCCAAAGAAAAGTGGCAAATTTCTGTTAAGTATATATCCGagtttttaataagtttattaatttatttttattttaaaattattcaattgaaatatttatatatttttttataatctaatttattatttttctattaaaaaaatcattaatcatcttaaatatttatattatttagtctctatcATTTTAGTTATGAATATtgtttcatttttatatttttaaatatatattttaatgtttagTCCTACTAaaataagttaattaaattttttttaataaaaatagtaaaggGTTGAATTTTAcaacatttttatatttttaaatatatattttaatgtttagTCCTACTAAAAtaagttaattaaaatttttttaataaaaatagtaaagggttgaattttacaaaatataaaaatatattaatagagtgattttaaatataaatgaactaataaattttttaaaaacatttggatcttataataattttttttaaaaaagatgaATTGGAGATTTCTTGGAAATGGCATTAAAAAATTGTTAATATTATTGTTgaaatgatatttaaaaaatctactaatatattaactaaaaattttaaaattaaatttaatatactctaattatataaatatttaaaataatacttcACAATTGCTCAAATAAATCCCAACGGAGCCTAAGTAATTGATGTTGCACCAATATCAAATCgtaattgtatttttatatattcaaaTTTCATTTGCCAACACATTATGGATTTGTTTACACTTTTTAATGTGTGTTTCCTCATAAAAAacgatttttcattttatatttaataataattaaattataaatatatatattattaaaattattaaaaaaatgttaaataaaatatattaggaattatttttgaaaaaatatatcttAGGAATAATATAATGGTAAAATGCATCGAATTAAATTATGTAGAGCAGAGAGATCAAAGAAGGCAAGGCCCAAAAAGCTTTTTGGATCATTTCATGCAGAAGCCTAGACGATTTAGCATTGGTCCTTTAAAAGAAGCAGCAAGAATACACGTGTACAAGCCAAAAGTAAATACAAAAACTCAACAAAATATGCAAGACACGTGTAAGATACGTGTCAAGAGCTTCAATTGGAAACAAATTGCTCGTTTTTACATAGGATTTTATCCTTCGTGCCCCACTTTGCCCGcctaaaactattaaaaattttgtaattaaaattaacaatgTTTGCTCTTAAAATCTCGAAGGCATTATTGCTGCTGTTTGTGCAGCAAGAAAATCACCGAGAAAGCTAGAATTCTTCTGCCCTTTGCATCAGATCTTCCTTcgttaatttttctttcttctctcaGAGGTTCTCAAGACTCTATTTCTGCCATTTCTTTAATATATCAGCCGGTAAGTTTCTTGgttttcttcaattttcttttattttctcgcAGTTTCTTTTAACAGCTTTAGATCTAAAAGCGACTTGTCTAATTTAATAAAGAACGTGTTGATTTATCTTAGCTTCATGCATGTATGATTAACGTAAAACTAGTTTTGGTATTAATTAGTATTAGGGTTTTAATCATAGCTTAGCTCGTTTAAGATGAGAATCAAAGAGTAGCTTCCGCTGTCGTTTTGTGTTGTGGTAGTGATATTAAGAAATGATTTTGTTAGAAATAAAGAAAttacttatttaattattacttcTATAAGaggaaatattattttgttttttcccataaaattaatgaaataatattCATATTTAGGAAATATTAGAGTTTTTCTTCTCGCTTATTAAAACAGCAAAAACATATACGCAGACgactcttcttttgcttttaaTTTTCTACTTATCCTTCAAAGTTCAAACTTTGTGTGCATGGTTTTTAGTCTTAAAATTGAAtagaaaaatatcatatttaatcaattaaaattattgatgttttgagatcTAAAGAAAATATGGTTTATAATTGGGTAAAATTGGTATAAGATGAGGAGTTTCTCTCATTTTATTCATTTCTTTTATTCGCAGAGAAAATAGGAT includes:
- the LOC110620580 gene encoding germin-like protein subfamily 3 member 2, which encodes MPSAAKFDKKMSPKLFVLLVIFSLHCLLALASDPDPIQDFCIPNPKYGAIRTARFTILPCKNSSEATTDDFVFSGIKTAGNFSETGLATVPVNPTNFPGLNTLGMSFVRADLKVGAINPPHFHPRATEITHVVHGSVYSGFVDSNNRVFARVLEQGEVMVFPRGLVHFQMNVGEKPATVFGSFNSQNPGNQKIPAAIFGSGIDDELLEKAFGLSSKQIGMMKRKFDPKLEA